From Nerophis lumbriciformis linkage group LG11, RoL_Nlum_v2.1, whole genome shotgun sequence, one genomic window encodes:
- the rhot2 gene encoding mitochondrial Rho GTPase 2, producing MKQDVRILLLGEPKVGKTSLIMSLVGEEFPEEVPSRAEDITIPADVTPEKVPTHIVDYSENEQSEETLREEILKANVVCVVYDVTNEDSIEKIKTKWIPLVNGNAEKGQKVPIILVGNKSDLRSGSSMETILPIMNQFSEIETCVECSAKNLKNISELFYYAQKAVLHPTAPLYDPEDKQLKYLCVRALSRIFYISDQDNDCVLSDAELNCFQKSCFGNPLAPQALEDVKTVVWKNTEDGVQDNGLTLNGFLFLNTLFIQRGRHETTWTILRKFGYDDNLELTDDYLYPPLRVPAGCTTELNNLGHQFLQRLFEKYDEDKDSALSTAELRNLFCTCPYMPWGAEVYMTVPTTDEGYISNHGYHCQWKLSAYLDIHRCLEHLGYLGYPILTEQESQSSAVTVTRERDVDLEKRQTQRSVFLCKVIGQQGTGKTAFLQAFVGRNTVNKDANSRSAFSPFAINTVQVGNQEKYLILNEVDVEADFLKASDAHCDVACLMYDTSDPHSFDYCASIYKQHYMEGNIPCVLVASKQDLPEVKQFHGVTPAEFCHKHRLPQPLPFSYMFPDSNIKNIYTRLAWAAVYPHLNGSDMSNTSFWLRVALGSAVVAVLGFAIYRVVVRLK from the exons ATGAAACAAGACGTGAGGATACTTCTGTTGGGGGAAC CCAAGGTGGGGAAGACTTCCCTCATCATGTCCTTGGTTGGAGAGGAGTTCCCTGAGGAG GTCCCATCTCGAGCTGAAGACATCACCATTCCTGCGGATGTCACTCCAGAGAAGGTTCCAACGCACATTGTGGACTACTCTG AAAATGAGCAGAGTGAGGAGACCTTAAGAGAAGAGATACTCAAG GCCAATGTGGTTTGTGTCGTCTATGATGTCACCAACGAGGACTCCATAGAAAAG ATCAAGACTAAATGGATACCTTTAGTAAATGGAAACGCAGAGAAAGGACAAAA AGTACCAATCATCCTTGTGGGGAACAAATCCGATCTGCGCTCTGGTAGCTCTATGGAAACCATTCTCCCTATCATGAACCAGTTTTCTGAGATTGAGACGTGTGTGGAG TGTTCAGCTAAAAACCTCAAAAACATATCAGAGCTGTTCTACTATGCACAAAAGGCAGTCCTCCACCCCACCGCCCCTCTGTATGACCCTGAGGACAAACAG CTTAAATATCTGTGTGTCAGAGCGCTCAGTCGAATCTTTTACATCTCCGACCAGGACAACGACTGTGTCCTCAGTGACGCTGAACTTAACTGTTTTCAG AAATCTTGTTTTGGGAATCCTTTGGCACCACAAGCCTTAGAAGACGTAAAGACCGTAGTTTGGAAAAACACCGAAGATGGAGTGCAGGACAATGGCCTGACCTTAAACG GTTTTTTGTTCCTAAATACATTATTTATCCAGAGGGGAAGACATGAAACCACATGGACAATCCTCAGAAAGTTTGGTTACGATGACAACCTTGAACTGACTGATGATTACCTCTACCCCCC ACTACGTGTTCCTGCGGGCTGTACCACTGAACTCAATAATTTGGGTCACCAGTTCCTCCAGCGGCTCTTTGAAAAGTATGATGAA GATAAAGATTCTGCGCTCTCAACGGCAGAGCTGCGGAATCTTTTCTGCACTTGTCCCTACATGCCATGGGGCGCTGAGGTCTACATGACTGTCCCGACAACCGATGAGGGTTACATATCTAATCATGGCTACCACTGTCAGTGGAA GCTTTCCGCTTATCTCGACATCCATCGTTGCTTGGAGCACCTTGGATACCTCGGCTATCCAATCCTCACTGAGCAGGAATCGCAGTCTTCCGCAGTCAcag tgaCGAGGGAGAGGGATGTAGACCTAGAGAAGCGCCAAACTCAGCGGTCAGTGTTTCTGTGCAAGGTGATCGGCCAGCAGGGGACGGGCAAAACAGCCTTTCTCCAAGCCTTTGTGGGCCGCAACACTGTG AACAAGGACGCTAACAGCCGCAGTGCCTTCTCCCCCTTCGCCATAAACACTGTGCAAGTTGGCAATCAAGAGAAGTACCTTATT CTCAACGAGGTTGATGTGGAGGCGGACTTCCTGAAGGCATCAGATGCCCACTGTGACGTTGCATGCCTTATGTACGACACCAGTGACCCACATTCCTTTGATTACTGTGCTAGTATATACAAG CAACACTACATGGAAGGCAACATTCCATGTGTGTTGGTTGCATCCAAACAAGACCTTCCTGAGGTCAAGCAATTCCATGGAGTGACCCCAGCTGAGTTCTGTCATAAACACAGACTGCCTCAACCGTTGCCTTTTTCCTACATGTTTCCTGACTCCAACATCAAGAACATCTACACAAGACTTGCCTGGGCTGCTGTGTACCC ACACCTGAATGGTTCAGACATGAGCAACACATCATTTTGGCTGAGAGTGGCGTTGGGCTCAGCTGTGGTTGCAGTGCTGGGCTTTGCTATTTACAGAGTGGTTGTCAGATTGAAATGA
- the h1-0 gene encoding histone H1.0 — MAETSAAPAKAKKAPKPKKPASHPKYSDMIIAAIIHDASRGGASRQSLQKYVKKNFKVGDNADVQTKLALKRMLASGELRHTKGTGASGSFRLAKPEDSKKTAVKKSPAKKRAVVRAKPAAKKLKKVSKPAAKKLKKVSKPKSVTKTPEKPKKAAAKKSKKVTPKKTPPAKARKVTTKAKVTKPKAKPAKKAAKHKARSPKKAAKGGKKK, encoded by the coding sequence ATGGCAGAGACATCGGCAGCTCCGGCCAAAGCCAAGAAGGCCCCTAAGCCAAAGAAGCCCGCTTCTCACCCCAAGTACTCGGACATGATCATAGCGGCCATCATCCACGACGCCAGCCGAGGTGGCGCGTCCCGTCAGTCGCTCCAGAAGTACGTCAAGAAGAACTTCAAGGTGGGCGACAACGCGGATGTTCAGACTAAACTGGCCCTCAAGCGGATGTTGGCGTCCGGGGAGCTGCGCCACACCAAAGGCACTGGTGCCTCCGGATCCTTCAGGCTCGCCAAGCCGGAGGACTCCAAGAAGACCGCCGTCAAAAAGTCTCCCGCCAAGAAGCGGGCGGTCGTCAGGGCAAAGCCGGCCGCGAAGAAGCTCAAGAAGGTGTCCAAGCCGGCCGCCAAGAAGCTGAAGAAGGTGTCCAAGCCCAAGAGCGTGACCAAGACACCGGAGAAACCCAAGAAAGCGGCCGCCAAGAAGAGCAAGAAAGTGACCCCCAAGAAGACTCCGCCGGCCAAAGCCAGGAAGGTGACCACGAAGGCCAAGGTGACCAAACCCAAAGCAAAGCCAGCCAAGAAAGCGGCCAAGCACAAGGCAAGGTCCCCCAAGAAGGCTGCCAAAGGAGGCAAAAAGAAGTAA